In Scatophagus argus isolate fScaArg1 chromosome 5, fScaArg1.pri, whole genome shotgun sequence, a genomic segment contains:
- the gab2 gene encoding GRB2-associated-binding protein 2 isoform X1 codes for MSGGEILFQGWLRKSPPEKKLRRYAWKKRWFILRSGRMSGDPDVLEYYKNDHSKKPIRVIDLHCCEQVDAGLTFKRKEFQDSFVFDIKTSDRTFYLVAETEEEMNKWVRSICQLCGFNQSDDNHDGRLHHMPRSVGADVTVSMAPLTGERKSSAPIHSSQPVLFTFDEPVRHTHHSSLSNSAPQDYLLLHQCMSRKTESARSASFSQATRSNLFVGSDSAVQKLSHGFSHCLNGMGAQLHGFYSLPKPGKHQLPAHDDSPQEACYVLPRGYSSEAPSHSSLLGEPELENEEVYTFKTPCNALATMQSNGRPTDNYDLPTPPGSFYQIPRTFDKNHNALTPSSSESSCAPPPRPPKPGHGSEGQWGSPQSVESQNGEMTSAVSVIPRRNTLPAVENIRLHRGSSFETNSHHRPIHFNNSGQSVESVNDGFSSYLRTKAPLTRSDSGNSDDNYVPMNPGSSPLSAAQADSPKNIYIPMSPGPHHFDFPGFSATLPARKGSSASLCHRPTRLSDVTPPPINRNLKPNRKSKPTPLDLKNNGIIDELPFKSPVTMSWTRPMPAMNSMSSQHCRPISTQSITSTDSADSEENYVAMQNPASTSPAVSGTSSPAPRKCGNVDYLALDFQPGSPSPHRKPSTSSVTSDEKVDYVQVDKEKTQALQSTMQEWTDVRQSTEPAKGVKS; via the exons GCATGGAAGAAACGCTGGTTCATACTCCGCAGTGGCCGCATGAGTGGTGACCCTGATGTTCTGGAGTACTACAAGAACGACCACTCCAAGAAACCCATCCGGGTCATCGACCTACACTGCTGTGAGCAGGTGGACGCTGGCCTGACCTTCAAGAGGAAGGAGTTCCAGGACAGCTTTGTGTTTGACATCAAGACCTCAGATCGCACCTTTTATCTTGTAGCTGAGACTGAGGAAGAGATGAACAAGTGGGTCCGCTCCATCTGCCAGCTGTGTGGGTTCAACCAGTCAGACGACAACCACG ATGGCAGGTTACACCATATGCCCCGTTCTGTTGGAGCAGATGTCACCGTCTCCATGGCTCCTCTGACTGGAGAACGCAAGTCCTCTGCCCCCATACACTCCAGCCAGCCAGTCCTCTTCACCTTCGATGAGCCTGTGCGCCACACTCACCATAGCTCCCTGTCTAACAGTGCACCCCAGGactacctcctcctccaccagtgcatgagcaggaagacagagagtGCACG GAGTGCCAGTTTCTCCCAGGCCACACGAAGCAATCTGTTTGTGGGGAGCGACTCTGCAGTGCAGAAACTCTCCCACGGCTTTTCCCACTGTCTGAATGGCATGGGTGCCCAGTTGCACGGCTTCTACAGCCTGCCCAAGCCAGGAAAACACCAGCTACCGGCGCATGATGACTCCCCCCAGGAGGCCTGTTACGTGCTTCCACGGGGTTATAGCTCTGAGGCACCATCTCACAGCAGTCTGCTAGGTGAACCTGAGCTGGAGAATGAAGAAGTTTACACCTTCAAAACGCCGTGCAACGCCCTCGCCACCATGCAGAGCAACGGGCGTCCAACTGACAATTATGACCTTCCTACACCACCTGGCTCCTTCTACCAGATCCCACGGACGTTTGATAAAAATCACAATGCCTTGACACCGTCAAGCTCTGAGTCCTCCTGTGCTCCTCCTCCCAGGCCCCCTAAACCTGGCCACGGGTCAGAGGGGCAGTGGGGGAGTCCCCAGTCAGTAGAGAGCCAAAACGGAGAGATGACGTCTGCAGTGTCCGTGATCCCACGCAGGAATACTCTCCCTGCTGTGGAGAACATCAGGCTGCACAGAG GCTCCTCCTTTGAAACTAACAGCCATCACCGTCCCATCCATTTTAACAACTCAGGTCAGTCTGTGGAGTCTGTCAATGATGGCTTCAGCTCCTACCTG AGAACCAAAGCCCCTCTGACTCGCTCCGACAGCGGGAACTCCGATGACAACTATGTGCCCATGAATCCTGGCTCTTCACCGCTCAGTGCTGCCCAGGCTGACAGTCCTAAGAATATCTACATCCCTATGAGCCCTGGGCCCCATCACTTTGATTTCCCAGGATTCTCTGCAACATTACCTGCCCGTAAGGGGAGCAGCGCCTCCTTGTGTCACCGGCCCACTCGTCTCAGTGATGTCACGCCACCACCCATCAACCGCAACCTCAAACCTAACAGGAAAT CGAAGCCAACACCTCTTGATTTGAAGAACAATGGGATCATTGATGAGCTGCCATTTAAGAGCCCAGTCACCATGTCCTGGACACGGCCCAT GCCCGCTATGAACTCCATGTCCTCCCAGCATTGTCGTCCAATTTCGACACAAAGCATCACCAGCACCGACTCTGCAGATAGTGAGGAGAACTATGTGGCTATG CAGAACCCAGCGTCTACCTCCCCAGCCGTGAGTGGCACCAGCAGCCCGGCCCCCAGGAAGTGTGGCAACGTGGACTACCTAGCACTGGACTTTCAGCCTGGGTCGCCCAGCCCACacagaaaa CCCTCTACATCCTCTGTGACCTCTGATGAGAAGGTGGACTATGTGCAAGTTGACAAGGAAAAGACCCAGGCACTGCAAAGCACCATGCAGGAGTGGACCGATGTGCGGCAGTCTACTGAACCTGCCAAGGGGGTCAAGTCCTGA
- the gab2 gene encoding GRB2-associated-binding protein 2 isoform X2: MSGGEILFQGWLRKSPPEKKLRRYAWKKRWFILRSGRMSGDPDVLEYYKNDHSKKPIRVIDLHCCEQVDAGLTFKRKEFQDSFVFDIKTSDRTFYLVAETEEEMNKWVRSICQLCGFNQSDDNHDGRLHHMPRSVGADVTVSMAPLTGERKSSAPIHSSQPVLFTFDEPVRHTHHSSLSNSAPQDYLLLHQCMSRKTESARSASFSQATRSNLFVGSDSAVQKLSHGFSHCLNGMGAQLHGFYSLPKPGKHQLPAHDDSPQEACYVLPRGYSSEAPSHSSLLGEPELENEEVYTFKTPCNALATMQSNGRPTDNYDLPTPPGSFYQIPRTFDKNHNALTPSSSESSCAPPPRPPKPGHGSEGQWGSPQSVESQNGEMTSAVSVIPRRNTLPAVENIRLHRGSSFETNSHHRPIHFNNSGQSVESVNDGFSSYLRTKAPLTRSDSGNSDDNYVPMNPGSSPLSAAQADSPKNIYIPMSPGPHHFDFPGFSATLPARKGSSASLCHRPTRLSDVTPPPINRNLKPNRKSKPTPLDLKNNGIIDELPFKSPVTMSWTRPMPAMNSMSSQHCRPISTQSITSTDSADSEENYVAMNPASTSPAVSGTSSPAPRKCGNVDYLALDFQPGSPSPHRKPSTSSVTSDEKVDYVQVDKEKTQALQSTMQEWTDVRQSTEPAKGVKS; this comes from the exons GCATGGAAGAAACGCTGGTTCATACTCCGCAGTGGCCGCATGAGTGGTGACCCTGATGTTCTGGAGTACTACAAGAACGACCACTCCAAGAAACCCATCCGGGTCATCGACCTACACTGCTGTGAGCAGGTGGACGCTGGCCTGACCTTCAAGAGGAAGGAGTTCCAGGACAGCTTTGTGTTTGACATCAAGACCTCAGATCGCACCTTTTATCTTGTAGCTGAGACTGAGGAAGAGATGAACAAGTGGGTCCGCTCCATCTGCCAGCTGTGTGGGTTCAACCAGTCAGACGACAACCACG ATGGCAGGTTACACCATATGCCCCGTTCTGTTGGAGCAGATGTCACCGTCTCCATGGCTCCTCTGACTGGAGAACGCAAGTCCTCTGCCCCCATACACTCCAGCCAGCCAGTCCTCTTCACCTTCGATGAGCCTGTGCGCCACACTCACCATAGCTCCCTGTCTAACAGTGCACCCCAGGactacctcctcctccaccagtgcatgagcaggaagacagagagtGCACG GAGTGCCAGTTTCTCCCAGGCCACACGAAGCAATCTGTTTGTGGGGAGCGACTCTGCAGTGCAGAAACTCTCCCACGGCTTTTCCCACTGTCTGAATGGCATGGGTGCCCAGTTGCACGGCTTCTACAGCCTGCCCAAGCCAGGAAAACACCAGCTACCGGCGCATGATGACTCCCCCCAGGAGGCCTGTTACGTGCTTCCACGGGGTTATAGCTCTGAGGCACCATCTCACAGCAGTCTGCTAGGTGAACCTGAGCTGGAGAATGAAGAAGTTTACACCTTCAAAACGCCGTGCAACGCCCTCGCCACCATGCAGAGCAACGGGCGTCCAACTGACAATTATGACCTTCCTACACCACCTGGCTCCTTCTACCAGATCCCACGGACGTTTGATAAAAATCACAATGCCTTGACACCGTCAAGCTCTGAGTCCTCCTGTGCTCCTCCTCCCAGGCCCCCTAAACCTGGCCACGGGTCAGAGGGGCAGTGGGGGAGTCCCCAGTCAGTAGAGAGCCAAAACGGAGAGATGACGTCTGCAGTGTCCGTGATCCCACGCAGGAATACTCTCCCTGCTGTGGAGAACATCAGGCTGCACAGAG GCTCCTCCTTTGAAACTAACAGCCATCACCGTCCCATCCATTTTAACAACTCAGGTCAGTCTGTGGAGTCTGTCAATGATGGCTTCAGCTCCTACCTG AGAACCAAAGCCCCTCTGACTCGCTCCGACAGCGGGAACTCCGATGACAACTATGTGCCCATGAATCCTGGCTCTTCACCGCTCAGTGCTGCCCAGGCTGACAGTCCTAAGAATATCTACATCCCTATGAGCCCTGGGCCCCATCACTTTGATTTCCCAGGATTCTCTGCAACATTACCTGCCCGTAAGGGGAGCAGCGCCTCCTTGTGTCACCGGCCCACTCGTCTCAGTGATGTCACGCCACCACCCATCAACCGCAACCTCAAACCTAACAGGAAAT CGAAGCCAACACCTCTTGATTTGAAGAACAATGGGATCATTGATGAGCTGCCATTTAAGAGCCCAGTCACCATGTCCTGGACACGGCCCAT GCCCGCTATGAACTCCATGTCCTCCCAGCATTGTCGTCCAATTTCGACACAAAGCATCACCAGCACCGACTCTGCAGATAGTGAGGAGAACTATGTGGCTATG AACCCAGCGTCTACCTCCCCAGCCGTGAGTGGCACCAGCAGCCCGGCCCCCAGGAAGTGTGGCAACGTGGACTACCTAGCACTGGACTTTCAGCCTGGGTCGCCCAGCCCACacagaaaa CCCTCTACATCCTCTGTGACCTCTGATGAGAAGGTGGACTATGTGCAAGTTGACAAGGAAAAGACCCAGGCACTGCAAAGCACCATGCAGGAGTGGACCGATGTGCGGCAGTCTACTGAACCTGCCAAGGGGGTCAAGTCCTGA
- the gab2 gene encoding GRB2-associated-binding protein 2 isoform X3 has protein sequence MSGDPDVLEYYKNDHSKKPIRVIDLHCCEQVDAGLTFKRKEFQDSFVFDIKTSDRTFYLVAETEEEMNKWVRSICQLCGFNQSDDNHDGRLHHMPRSVGADVTVSMAPLTGERKSSAPIHSSQPVLFTFDEPVRHTHHSSLSNSAPQDYLLLHQCMSRKTESARSASFSQATRSNLFVGSDSAVQKLSHGFSHCLNGMGAQLHGFYSLPKPGKHQLPAHDDSPQEACYVLPRGYSSEAPSHSSLLGEPELENEEVYTFKTPCNALATMQSNGRPTDNYDLPTPPGSFYQIPRTFDKNHNALTPSSSESSCAPPPRPPKPGHGSEGQWGSPQSVESQNGEMTSAVSVIPRRNTLPAVENIRLHRGSSFETNSHHRPIHFNNSGQSVESVNDGFSSYLRTKAPLTRSDSGNSDDNYVPMNPGSSPLSAAQADSPKNIYIPMSPGPHHFDFPGFSATLPARKGSSASLCHRPTRLSDVTPPPINRNLKPNRKSKPTPLDLKNNGIIDELPFKSPVTMSWTRPMPAMNSMSSQHCRPISTQSITSTDSADSEENYVAMQNPASTSPAVSGTSSPAPRKCGNVDYLALDFQPGSPSPHRKPSTSSVTSDEKVDYVQVDKEKTQALQSTMQEWTDVRQSTEPAKGVKS, from the exons ATGAGTGGTGACCCTGATGTTCTGGAGTACTACAAGAACGACCACTCCAAGAAACCCATCCGGGTCATCGACCTACACTGCTGTGAGCAGGTGGACGCTGGCCTGACCTTCAAGAGGAAGGAGTTCCAGGACAGCTTTGTGTTTGACATCAAGACCTCAGATCGCACCTTTTATCTTGTAGCTGAGACTGAGGAAGAGATGAACAAGTGGGTCCGCTCCATCTGCCAGCTGTGTGGGTTCAACCAGTCAGACGACAACCACG ATGGCAGGTTACACCATATGCCCCGTTCTGTTGGAGCAGATGTCACCGTCTCCATGGCTCCTCTGACTGGAGAACGCAAGTCCTCTGCCCCCATACACTCCAGCCAGCCAGTCCTCTTCACCTTCGATGAGCCTGTGCGCCACACTCACCATAGCTCCCTGTCTAACAGTGCACCCCAGGactacctcctcctccaccagtgcatgagcaggaagacagagagtGCACG GAGTGCCAGTTTCTCCCAGGCCACACGAAGCAATCTGTTTGTGGGGAGCGACTCTGCAGTGCAGAAACTCTCCCACGGCTTTTCCCACTGTCTGAATGGCATGGGTGCCCAGTTGCACGGCTTCTACAGCCTGCCCAAGCCAGGAAAACACCAGCTACCGGCGCATGATGACTCCCCCCAGGAGGCCTGTTACGTGCTTCCACGGGGTTATAGCTCTGAGGCACCATCTCACAGCAGTCTGCTAGGTGAACCTGAGCTGGAGAATGAAGAAGTTTACACCTTCAAAACGCCGTGCAACGCCCTCGCCACCATGCAGAGCAACGGGCGTCCAACTGACAATTATGACCTTCCTACACCACCTGGCTCCTTCTACCAGATCCCACGGACGTTTGATAAAAATCACAATGCCTTGACACCGTCAAGCTCTGAGTCCTCCTGTGCTCCTCCTCCCAGGCCCCCTAAACCTGGCCACGGGTCAGAGGGGCAGTGGGGGAGTCCCCAGTCAGTAGAGAGCCAAAACGGAGAGATGACGTCTGCAGTGTCCGTGATCCCACGCAGGAATACTCTCCCTGCTGTGGAGAACATCAGGCTGCACAGAG GCTCCTCCTTTGAAACTAACAGCCATCACCGTCCCATCCATTTTAACAACTCAGGTCAGTCTGTGGAGTCTGTCAATGATGGCTTCAGCTCCTACCTG AGAACCAAAGCCCCTCTGACTCGCTCCGACAGCGGGAACTCCGATGACAACTATGTGCCCATGAATCCTGGCTCTTCACCGCTCAGTGCTGCCCAGGCTGACAGTCCTAAGAATATCTACATCCCTATGAGCCCTGGGCCCCATCACTTTGATTTCCCAGGATTCTCTGCAACATTACCTGCCCGTAAGGGGAGCAGCGCCTCCTTGTGTCACCGGCCCACTCGTCTCAGTGATGTCACGCCACCACCCATCAACCGCAACCTCAAACCTAACAGGAAAT CGAAGCCAACACCTCTTGATTTGAAGAACAATGGGATCATTGATGAGCTGCCATTTAAGAGCCCAGTCACCATGTCCTGGACACGGCCCAT GCCCGCTATGAACTCCATGTCCTCCCAGCATTGTCGTCCAATTTCGACACAAAGCATCACCAGCACCGACTCTGCAGATAGTGAGGAGAACTATGTGGCTATG CAGAACCCAGCGTCTACCTCCCCAGCCGTGAGTGGCACCAGCAGCCCGGCCCCCAGGAAGTGTGGCAACGTGGACTACCTAGCACTGGACTTTCAGCCTGGGTCGCCCAGCCCACacagaaaa CCCTCTACATCCTCTGTGACCTCTGATGAGAAGGTGGACTATGTGCAAGTTGACAAGGAAAAGACCCAGGCACTGCAAAGCACCATGCAGGAGTGGACCGATGTGCGGCAGTCTACTGAACCTGCCAAGGGGGTCAAGTCCTGA